The segment GTAGGAGCAACGACAGAATATTTAGACCACTCATGTTTTTTGACATCCATTAGAACCCATAGGTCGAATTTACGGGTCAGTGAAACATTTACTAAGGCTATCTTTCCGTTGTAGCGCACCAAATCAGACTCAAAACGTGATATGATTTGAACATCCTCAGGTAATGTAATAAGACTGAACTCTTCAGATCTCAAATCAAAGCCCACTACTACAGATCTTCTGTCAGTGAGGTTAGACCACGCTCCATAATAAACAACCCCATTATAGCATATACCTTGTGTTCCTGGGTAATACGGATACTTACATTCGATCACTCTCCATGATTCTTGAGCTCCTCCTAAAGTGAGAACTTGAGACTTTTCAAGAACCACTGATCCATCTATATCATGAACGAAATACATGGAAAGAACTTTATATAGATCATTAACCGGATCATATCCAAAAAAGATTACGTCAGTTATGGCATCAGTTAAAGTTAGGAACTGGCCCGTGCTAGGATTCCCAATCACGACAATACTAGAGTCATGATCTACACAACAGATCAAGCCATGGACTGGTGGAGAAATTTGACACCCTGGAAGAGTAATACTATCACCAAGAGACAGTCCACCCGAGAGAGAAGAATAGTGAGAACGCCGCGTATCATGACAGTAGCGATGGAGAAGAAGACGTGGCCGTGTGGAAGAACGAGTAAGGTACAAGTCGTTGAAATATTTACCGTGGATTATAGATAACCAGAGTTTTGACAGGCAGATGAGCCTTGACAACGATCTCGGAGGCAGCTTCGTAAGAATCTCTATTATCAAATCCACAGGAAGAGAAAGAGACTCTGTATCATCTCCTTCCTTTGACCTCATGATCCTCCTTGctctttttttaatatcttataCCCTAATTCAAGTCTgctatcttaaaataaaactaGAATCAGATCCGCAGattatgttttcatttataataatttgtgtataaaaatatatgatgttttgtataaattatagttgttttaatttgttttgatGGTCATTATCTTAtcttatcttattttattttattatatatataaagtattgtGCTCTGCACACAGCCCTCCACATTATCAGGAAGCATGATGTTTTTTCTGTCACGTGTCATGTCAATATTTAAGCATTTCATGTTTATGTTTCGGTGAGTTACGTTGAGTGGGCCAGTTATTGTGTCTGAAAAATTCATCGGGTTCTGTTACTGTTTTCATACAGGCGCAGATGTTAATAGTTTCTTTTTCCTTTGTTGGAGACGCAAAGCAAAGCCGCAGATGATGATTTTGGCCGACAGTCTTCTCTATGAAAAACGTTAACGGTCCAGCTTCTCCTCCTCATTGATGATTCTGAGAAACGTCTGCAGTTATGGTATTCAATCAACTACGTCCACTTCTTGAGCTTCAATTCATCGATACAATTTTTCTAAACTCTCTGTTCAGTCTTCTCTTGGAGATGTCAAGTCTATACGCTTCGTGGAGATTTTTCTTTCATCTCTACTAGAGATTTTATTGGTAAATTTTGTCATCTGGGTCATTTGAATGCAAGAAATAATCTCTAAAACTATATCTTGTGGAGTTGTGGGTATAGAAAAAAATCTGTCATTTTGAActctatttatgtatatttctCAGCTCAGCAAAGTCAGATTTTTTGGGAACTCATATTCCATGTGAATATATTATCAACATACATCTCTCTTGGAAAGGGCCTCACAATCTCCCATCAATAGAACCTCCATGATATTCTCGCCGACGATACATTAAATCCTGTCGCAACCTCCCTTTCTTGCGTTAGATTTCTATCTATCagttcattatatttttaatacttttatcaTTTGCTCATGATCCTATTTTGTTGCTTCGCGCCCGAAATTATGCGTATTTGGATTGTTCAACAGATTGTCTCTAATAGCTTTGTCAGTAAAACAATTGCGGATCTGGACATCACTGAAACTCTTCATCATAGAGATAAA is part of the Brassica rapa cultivar Chiifu-401-42 chromosome A09, CAAS_Brap_v3.01, whole genome shotgun sequence genome and harbors:
- the LOC117128185 gene encoding F-box/kelch-repeat protein At3g04660-like, encoding MRSKEGDDTESLSLPVDLIIEILTKLPPRSLSRLICLSKLWLSIIHGKYFNDLYLTRSSTRPRLLLHRYCHDTRRSHYSSLSGGLSLGDSITLPGCQISPPVHGLICCVDHDSSIVVIGNPSTGQFLTLTDAITDVIFFGYDPVNDLYKVLSMYFVHDIDGSVVLEKSQVLTLGGAQESWRVIECKYPYYPGTQGICYNGVVYYGAWSNLTDRRSVVVGFDLRSEEFSLITLPEDVQIISRFESDLVRYNGKIALVNVSLTRKFDLWVLMDVKKHEWSKYSVVAPTCDFFRCRGTIETGELIFEQLYFGDQFSILYYDPKQDKARRVDLERSGDTTSSGRKLFVDHVESPMFLPRKFIH